A genomic region of Caenorhabditis elegans chromosome V contains the following coding sequences:
- the srh-122 gene encoding Serpentine Receptor, class H (Predicted) — MSSALEDYFARNYSNCNSNYSFFDTWRSIISFSKIIQLVSLPFQVLAFYVILYKTPVAMKISKIPLLINHFFCAQLDVVLCTLCPLYIFLPMSAVSCVGLLSWLGVPTLLQLSIIIVVEICAALSYIYLFESRASSLHTNRFRITSTKYRIIYYCIVLFPALFLAPLLKFFPEDQSIAKLDALRSYPCPAQEFFTTSVLVVLIDHDMRKYAILPSAITVLSVIGHFLFHMVCLVYCIYLFPSKVVSKETQEKQKTFLVSVLFQTSIPFIVGIIPLGVVFALNSVGYYSQKVMNLTFCCVILHGLFESVGVIVVHKPYRNAIGLKFASLKFGKPGVPIRIEPTQGNFTRDITNF; from the exons ATGAGTTCTGCATTAGAAGATTATTTTGCGAggaattattcaaattgtaattcaaattattcattttttgacactTGGCGGAgcataatttctttttcaaaaatcattcaGCTAGTATCACTACCATTTCAAGTTCTTGCATTCTACGTTATTCTGTACAAGACCCCAGTTgctatgaaaatttccaaaataccATTACTAATCAATCACTTTTTCTGTGCTCAACTCGATGTCGTTCTATGTACCCTCTGCCcattatacatatttttgcCAATGTCCGCAGTCTCCTGTGTTGGATTGCTCAGCTGGTTGGGAGTCCCCACATTATTGCAATTATCTATTATTATTGTAGTAGaaattt GCGCCGCTTTATCATACATATATCTGTTCGAGAGCCGTGCCAGCTCATTACACACCAACCGGTTTAGAATAACAAGTACTAAATAtagaataatttattattgCATAGTACTGTTCCCAGCTCTGTTTCTGGCTCCGTTGCTCAAGTTTTTCCCTGAAGATCAAAGTATTGCAAAGTTAGATGCATTGAGAAGTTATCCATGTCCAGCTCAAGAGTTTTTTACAACGTCGGTACTTGTGGTTCTCATTGATCACGATATGAGAAAATATGCTATTTTACCATCAGCAATTACAGTACTAAGCGTAATTGGTCATTTCCTATTTCACATGGTTTGCCTAGTGTATTGTATTTACCTTTTCCCCTCTAAAGTCGTTTCCAAGGAAACACAGGAGAAACAGAAAACGTTTCTGGTCagtgttttatttcaaacatcAATTCCTTTTATCGTTGGGATTATTCCACTTGGAGTTGTTTTCGCACTCAATTCAGTTGGCTATTATTCTCAAAAAGTCATGAACTTGACATTTTGTTGTGTGATACTTCATGGCCTATTCGAAAGTGTTGGTGTGATTGTTGTGCACAAACCGTATAGAAATGCGATTGGTTTGAAGTTCGCCAGCTTAAAGTTTGGAA aaccaGGAGTTCCAATCCGCATTGAACCGACACAAGGAAATTTCACAAGAGATatcactaatttttaa
- the srh-52 gene encoding Serpentine Receptor, class H (Predicted), which produces MENYYHTNYSKCQQPTSYFSTSNYVHTGVHTVTIFAVPLWIYGFYCIIKITPKQLGSGKWDLLIVHIWTVCLDITFILLGLPYMFFPSLSILFIGSGKLIGIPSWILSYSIQSLVSAYTASFVAFFENRQNVLQTKWRIKKRWARVFIKLINYGIAWLTVLPPYLEKLDSERLAMDFLKNVPCPDKEYFNISLFFICDNPLMLTSLMGFQFLTLTSQGVFYVSHTWYHLVFLHGSRVSAETRKMQLRFFWGTLLQVLIPMLVFMGPISYIWYSANTGYYNQAINNHISFTVSFHGILGISCMVLVQKSFRTHFLKMITFGKVNLAKARNVSAAKPPKSIVAIQS; this is translated from the exons atgGAAAACTACTACCACACGAATTACTCTAAATGCCAGCAACCaacttcatatttttcaacttctaaTTACGTTCACACTGGTGTCCATACAGTCACTATATTTGCAGTACCCTTGTGGATTTATGGATTCTATTGTATCATTAAAATTACCCCGAAACAGTTGGGTTCTGGAAAATGGGATTTATTAATTGTCCATATTTGGACAGTTTGCCTAGATATCACTTTCATTTTGTTGGGACTTCCGTACATGTTTTTCCCATCTTTATCAATCCTTTTTATtggttctggaaaattaattggaaTACCTTCATGGATTCTTTCCTACTCTATTCAATCATTAGTGTCAGCCTACACAGCCTcatttgttgcattttttgagaatcgccaaaatgttttacaaaCAAAATGGAGGATTAAAAAGCGATGGGCTCGGGTTTTTATTAAGCTGATCAATTATGGAATTGCTTGGCTTACAGTACTCCCTCCGTATCTGGAAAAGTTGGACTCTGAGAGACTGGctatggattttttaaag AATGTCCCATGTCCTGACAAGGAATACTTCaatatttctctattttttatcTGTGACAACCCTCTCATGCTAACCTCATTGATGGGATTTCAATTCCTAACCCTCACAAGTCAAGGAGTATTTTATGTTTCTCACACCTGGTATCACCTTGTCTTCCTCCACGGTTCACGGGTGTCTGCGGAGACTCGTAAAATGCAACTCCGTTTCTTCTGGGGAACTCTTCTACAAGTTCTGATTCCTATGCTGGTATTCATGGGGCCAATCAGTTATATCTGGTATTCAGCTAACACGGGATATTATAACCAAG caatcaATAACCATATCTCATTCACGGTTTCATTTCACGGAATCTTGGGAATCAGTTGCATGGTTTTGGTGCAGAAAAGTTTTCGaactcactttttgaaaatgatcacATTTGGAAAAGTTAATTTAGCCAAAGCAAGGAATGTATCAGCTGCAAAGCCGCCTAAATCAATTGTAGCGATTCAAAGTTGA